Proteins encoded in a region of the Antedon mediterranea chromosome 2, ecAntMedi1.1, whole genome shotgun sequence genome:
- the LOC140040939 gene encoding uncharacterized protein isoform X2 produces the protein MISFSSECLLLAVFSLSLTGVLSQYQPECHDLDSVITDLSSNLPGGTVPTCVKSADCTSLHCTFSLLGKELDMRVLLSPCSIPPQMTFILQDTSGQINVNTNITHQTTFPLPSDPFGLSTSSLRVDFQPVTEGVRFGLFLDTTAVGKTTTVPLVTDQVIRTPPCDTVPSNQPTRATDVSHPNPPRVIAVEAGNCTDMNNMLAQARIPSSFVCRSHQDCNGFQCNGTEAENDVLVDLRIDPCSVPYSFNITVKSNSLGLAETHNFTQSESFQILAGPAPVDLDVTMIPDPSTNTIMTTVIVKSCPKVLGIPVCLFQEKLLDNQPIPVPPCKPATTPSPPINIMTTANKPSLITVTPTPSNECTSWANIIHDMIQSAKGLGTLTCNVTANCTGIVCEDLVSGKGYIARLDLRHCVTPIELWMSIKSESDGDVDWQKTITHGESFVLPTSGLLNPSFKATLEKKDDTHVELGLDVKFSLLGASYTDTLIEDQLITVSQCNVEPTMKAFGLTTLAGNDKPNKVPIVEDGNSNNVGIVFGVLLAGMVVLCVIAGLLYVNRRRRYRRADETALIEDSFAEI, from the exons ATGATATCATTTAGCTCTGAATGCTTATTGTTAGCAGTGTTTTCGCTATCATTAACAG GTGTTTTGAGTCAGTATCAACCAGAATGCCATGACCTAGATTCTGTAATTACCGACTTAAGTAGCAACTTACCAGGAGGTACCGTACCAACATGCGTCAAATCAGCGGACTGTACTTCTCTACACTGCACTTTCTCTTTATTG GGAAAGGAGTTAGATATGCGCGTACTATTGTCACCATGTTCTATTCCTCCGCAAATGACATTCATTCTCCAAGATACAAGTGGCcaaattaatgttaatactAACATTACACATCAAACAACATTTCCTTTACCCAGTGACC CATTTGGTTTATCAACATCCAGCTTGCGTGTTGACTTTCAACCTGTAACAGAAGGAGTGAGATTTGGG CTTTTCTTAGATACGACAGCTGTTGGCAAAACAACAACAGTACCTCTTGTGACAGATCAGGTGATCAGGACACCGCCATGTGACACCGTGCCGAGCAACCAACCAACAAGAGCTACCGATGTCAGTCATCCTAATCCACCAAGAG TTATAGCTGTTGAAGCTGGTAATTGTACAGACATGAATAATATGTTAGCACAAGCTCGAATACCAAGCAGCTTTGTTTGTAGAAGTCACCAAGACTGCAATGGCTTTCAATGCAATGGAACAGAAGCG GAAAATGATGTTCTGGTTGACTTGAGGATAGACCCTTGTAGCGTTCCATACTCCTTCAACATCACGGTTAAAAGTAACTCTTTAGGTCTTGCCGAGACACATAATTTTACCCAATCAGAAAGTTTCCAAATTCTTGCAG gGCCTGCTCCTGTTGATCTAGATGTTACCATGATCCCAGATCCAAGTACAAATACGATTATGACCACA GTTATAGTGAAAAGCTGTCCTAAAGTTTTGGGAATACCTGTGTGTTTATTCCAAGAGAAATTACTTGATAACCAACCTATCCCAGTTCCTCCATGCA AACCAGCAACAACGCCTTCACCACCTATTAACATCATGACTACAGCTAATAAACCGTCACTGATCACTGTAACACCAACTCCTTCAAATGAATGCACCTCGTGGGCAAATATCATTCATGACATGATACAGTCAGCAAAAGGTCTTGGTACATTAACGTGTAACGTGACTGCAAACTGTACTGGAATAGTCTGTGAAGACTTAGTCTCG GGTAAAGGATATATAGCTCGACTTGACCTTCGACATTGTGTGACCCCAATTGAACTTTGGATGAGTATTAAGAGCGAATCTGATGGTGATGTGGACTGGCAAAAGACTATAACTCATGGAGAAAGCTTCGTATTACCAACGTCTG GATTGCTTAACCCGTCGTTTAAGGCCACTCTTGAGAAGAAAGACGACACACACGTGGAACTAGGCTTGGATGTAAAATTTTCATTGTTGGGAGCATCTTACACAGATACACTTATTGAAGATCAGTTGATCACTGTTAGCCAATGCAATG TTGAACCAACAATGAAGGCATTTGGACTAACAACACTGGCAGGCAATGATAAGCCTAACAAAGTGCCAATTGTAGAAGACGGAAATTCAAACAACG TTGGTATCGTGTTTGGTGTTTTGCTCGCTGGAATGGTCGTCTTGTGCGTCATCGCTGGACTGTTGTACGTCAACAGACGCAGACGATACCGTAGAGCAGATGAGACCGCCCTCATTGAAGACAGTTTTGCtgagatataa
- the LOC140040939 gene encoding uncharacterized protein isoform X1, which produces MISFSSECLLLAVFSLSLTGVLSQYQPECHDLDSVITDLSSNLPGGTVPTCVKSADCTSLHCTFSLLGKELDMRVLLSPCSIPPQMTFILQDTSGQINVNTNITHQTTFPLPSDPFGLSTSSLRVDFQPVTEGVRFGLFLDTTAVGKTTTVPLVTDQVIRTPPCDTVPSNQPTRATDVSHPNPPRVIAVEAGNCTDMNNMLAQARIPSSFVCRSHQDCNGFQCNGTEAENDVLVDLRIDPCSVPYSFNITVKSNSLGLAETHNFTQSESFQILAGPAPVDLDVTMIPDPSTNTIMTTVIVKSCPKVLGIPVCLFQEKLLDNQPIPVPPCKPATTPSPPINIMTTANKPSLITVTPTPSNECTSWANIIHDMIQSAKGLGTLTCNVTANCTGIVCEDLVSGKGYIARLDLRHCVTPIELWMSIKSESDGDVDWQKTITHGESFVLPTSGLLNPSFKATLEKKDDTHVELGLDVKFSLLGASYTDTLIEDQLITVSQCNGSNPTVIAMTTDKSGEKTVEPTMKAFGLTTLAGNDKPNKVPIVEDGNSNNVGIVFGVLLAGMVVLCVIAGLLYVNRRRRYRRADETALIEDSFAEI; this is translated from the exons ATGATATCATTTAGCTCTGAATGCTTATTGTTAGCAGTGTTTTCGCTATCATTAACAG GTGTTTTGAGTCAGTATCAACCAGAATGCCATGACCTAGATTCTGTAATTACCGACTTAAGTAGCAACTTACCAGGAGGTACCGTACCAACATGCGTCAAATCAGCGGACTGTACTTCTCTACACTGCACTTTCTCTTTATTG GGAAAGGAGTTAGATATGCGCGTACTATTGTCACCATGTTCTATTCCTCCGCAAATGACATTCATTCTCCAAGATACAAGTGGCcaaattaatgttaatactAACATTACACATCAAACAACATTTCCTTTACCCAGTGACC CATTTGGTTTATCAACATCCAGCTTGCGTGTTGACTTTCAACCTGTAACAGAAGGAGTGAGATTTGGG CTTTTCTTAGATACGACAGCTGTTGGCAAAACAACAACAGTACCTCTTGTGACAGATCAGGTGATCAGGACACCGCCATGTGACACCGTGCCGAGCAACCAACCAACAAGAGCTACCGATGTCAGTCATCCTAATCCACCAAGAG TTATAGCTGTTGAAGCTGGTAATTGTACAGACATGAATAATATGTTAGCACAAGCTCGAATACCAAGCAGCTTTGTTTGTAGAAGTCACCAAGACTGCAATGGCTTTCAATGCAATGGAACAGAAGCG GAAAATGATGTTCTGGTTGACTTGAGGATAGACCCTTGTAGCGTTCCATACTCCTTCAACATCACGGTTAAAAGTAACTCTTTAGGTCTTGCCGAGACACATAATTTTACCCAATCAGAAAGTTTCCAAATTCTTGCAG gGCCTGCTCCTGTTGATCTAGATGTTACCATGATCCCAGATCCAAGTACAAATACGATTATGACCACA GTTATAGTGAAAAGCTGTCCTAAAGTTTTGGGAATACCTGTGTGTTTATTCCAAGAGAAATTACTTGATAACCAACCTATCCCAGTTCCTCCATGCA AACCAGCAACAACGCCTTCACCACCTATTAACATCATGACTACAGCTAATAAACCGTCACTGATCACTGTAACACCAACTCCTTCAAATGAATGCACCTCGTGGGCAAATATCATTCATGACATGATACAGTCAGCAAAAGGTCTTGGTACATTAACGTGTAACGTGACTGCAAACTGTACTGGAATAGTCTGTGAAGACTTAGTCTCG GGTAAAGGATATATAGCTCGACTTGACCTTCGACATTGTGTGACCCCAATTGAACTTTGGATGAGTATTAAGAGCGAATCTGATGGTGATGTGGACTGGCAAAAGACTATAACTCATGGAGAAAGCTTCGTATTACCAACGTCTG GATTGCTTAACCCGTCGTTTAAGGCCACTCTTGAGAAGAAAGACGACACACACGTGGAACTAGGCTTGGATGTAAAATTTTCATTGTTGGGAGCATCTTACACAGATACACTTATTGAAGATCAGTTGATCACTGTTAGCCAATGCAATG GTAGTAATCCTACAGTTATTGCCATGACAACTGACAAATCTGGTGAAAAGACAG TTGAACCAACAATGAAGGCATTTGGACTAACAACACTGGCAGGCAATGATAAGCCTAACAAAGTGCCAATTGTAGAAGACGGAAATTCAAACAACG TTGGTATCGTGTTTGGTGTTTTGCTCGCTGGAATGGTCGTCTTGTGCGTCATCGCTGGACTGTTGTACGTCAACAGACGCAGACGATACCGTAGAGCAGATGAGACCGCCCTCATTGAAGACAGTTTTGCtgagatataa